The sequence ACGGTAGTGAATTGACTTTGTCGGGTGCTTCGGCAGTGAAGATACGCTTTACCGCCCAAGAGCGGCTGATTGAGCTACAGCGAGGCCGCTTGCTCATTAACGTGGCAAAGCAGGCTAATAGACCTTTATGGGTGACGACGGATCAGGGTCGGGCTCAGGCGATGGGGACGATTTTTTCTGTAGAGCAACTGCCAGAACAGCAGACAGAGGTGATTGTGCTGGAGTCTAAAGTGAACGCCTGTGCTGATCAGGGTGTGGGGGGCGATGCCGTGCCCGCTTGTGTTCTGTTGACTGAAAATCAGCGCGTGCGGCTCTTGCCACAAGGGCTAGGGTTGGTTTCAGGTATTGATGCTGAAGCCGAAGCATCTTGGACCAAGGGATTGATCACGGCCACTGATATGCCGTTGTCGGCTTTGTTGGCGACGCTCAATCAGCATCATGCGGGGCAAATTCAATATGACGCACAACAGCTGGCGCCTTATCTGGTGTCGGGTGTGTATGCCCTGAATGATCCAGAAGCGACCTTGGCAGCCATTAGCCTGATTCAGCCTATTCGGGTGCGGCGGATAACCGAAGGGCTGTTTTTTGTAGATATTGATCCTCGTAAAATCAAATAATTAGGATTTAAAAGGCGTTTTGCTGAACAACTTGTGTGGGCTCAAACGTTAAATAAGTATGAGCTTTTTATATGAGGTAGCACACATGTTGGATCAGCAAAACAAACTAAAAATGAGTTTCTTAGTGGTGTGGGGTGCATTGGCCCTTGGGCCGTCCCCCACGGTTCAGGCTCAAACGCCTATCACCCATAGCTATGTGATTCCTGCCGGCCAACTGGGTGCGGCGATTCAGAAATTTGCTCGCGACAGTGGCGTGGTGATTTCTTTTGATGGCGCCATCGTTAAGGGCCTGAAAACCAGCGGCCTACAGGGGGCATATGGTTTTGAAGCAGGGCTGTCGCAATTACTTCGAGGCCATTCTTTAACGTGGGTGGGTGGTCAGGGCGTGTACACGATTCAAGCCCGACCTGAGTCGCCAGCTGGCGGTGAGTCTGCCGCAGCCGGCCAGGGGGCACGCTTAGAAGATGTGGTGGTGATTGGTTCGTCAGCGAATAAGCAGAATGCTGTGTATCAGGGCGCATCGTCTAGCGTTTATTTAAACGAGCAAGAGTTAGGACGGTTTTCTCGCGTCAGTCCGTCTGATATTTTGAACGGGATTGCCGGCGTTGAAACCGGCGACAGCCGCAATGGCGGCGCTTTGGACGTAAACATTCGTGGCATACAAGGTATGGGACGGGTGGCGGTAACCGTTGACGGTAGCCAGCAAGCTTTGGAAACTTATCGTGGCTATGGCGGTACTCAAAACAGAAGCTATATCTCAGCTGATTTGATCAGTGAGGTCACCGTGGAGAAGGGCGCCAGCACCAAGCCAGGTGGCGCGGGTGCCATCGGTGGGGTGGTGGCGATGAACACCATCGGGGTAAAAGACATTGTCAAAGAAGGCCAAAATAGTGGCGTGCGCCTAACTGGAAACCTGTGGAGCAACAGCACCAGCGTCGACTTAAGCCAGATCGGTCAAAACGACAGCATGGCCAGCGTGGGCAAAATGCCTGGTGGTTTTAATGACGGGCATGGTCGTTCCGGTAGTGTAGCCGTGGCGCACAAAGGTGATGGATTTGACGTCGTGGCGGCTTATGCACGTCAGCGCCAAGGCAATTACTATGCGGGTAAAAAGGGCGAAGATCGTTATCCTCAACTCAATTGGGTATACCGTGCCAATGAAGAAGTCATGAATACCTCGAACAGTAATGAATCGGTGCTGTTAAAAACCACGCTTAGGCCCACAGATGAGCAAACTTTGGCGCTGACCTATCGGTATTTCGATGGCGAGTTTGGCGAAATTATGGGCTCGGCGCTGTATCGCGGTAATGGTGAGCGCATTCCCCAATGGCCCATTGGCAGCATGCGCATGAATACTTATACCGCCAACTATGGCTATGTTTCTGCCGATCATTCCTGGCTAGATGTTAAGGCCAACCTGTGGCTGACCAAGGCGAAAAATAAGCAAATGAATGCAGGTCCGGTGGCGCCTGAGTCACAAACCTCTGAGATCGGCACCGACTACCGTTGGTCTAGCCTCAATAATCAGCGTTGGGGGTTTGACTTTGCCAACGACGCCGTATTTGATACGCGCTGGGGCGAATTGACGTGGACTTTAGGCGGCTCATATCTGGAAGAGGACATTCGGCCGCATAATGTCCTCATCACTCAAGATGACATCAACAATAATCAGCATGTGCGCGATGCCAAGCGTAAAGAGCTCAGTTTCTTGTCACAATTACAGTATAAGCCAACCGATAAGCTCACTTTAGAAGTGGGCGGGCGCTATACTCGGTTTAAGAATAAAGACCGTAACCGCATGGTGAACCGTACCAGCGTGTATTCGGATGACCCGTATAAAAAAGTGTGGTTAACCATTAAGTCTGAACATGGCTACACGCGTGCGGGTTCGATTGCGTGGTATGCAACTGAGCAGGGCGATTATCGGGCTGAGGATAATCCAGGCGAGCGCATCATGAGTGGTGACAGCAAGGATATTTTGATTCAGGCCTATGGTGGTCCCTATACCTTAGCCGAGCTAGAGCAACGTTACGGCGGTAAGGTGGTGAGCTATAGCGTGGATAGAGACGAAATTGAGGGGGATTTCTTGGGCTATCGCTATGAGGCAGAAGAGCCGCTCACCTACAGCGGCGATGAATTTGCACCCTTTGCCAGCATTCGCTATCAGCTGCTGCCATCTGCCCATGTCTATGCCAATTATAAGGAAGCCATTCGCGTACCGGGCCTGTTTGAAACCACATTGGGCATGGGTGCTGGGGTGGATCCGAGTAACCAAAACCTACGCCCCGAGCGTTCGAAAAGCTGGGAGATCGGTGCGGCGGCATATCGCCAAAACTTCTTGCGTTTTGATGATCAAGCCAATATTAAAGTGGCTTACTTTAAAACCAATATTCATGATTACATCGCCCGCTACTATACGGATTCATTGAAGATGTATAATAGTGAAAGTTTTAAAGTGTCTGGCATGGAGTTACAGCTAAACTATGATGCGGGTGGTTTTTTTGCCGACTTAGCCGCCACTAAGTACTTTAAAGCTCAAACCTGTGACAAAACCGTGGCTGCTTTTTTACGACAGTATGAAGCCTATGTGCCCGACTGTACCGATGGGGGCTTTAGAGGCTCGTATGTGAACACGCAAAATCCGCCTAAAACAACGGTGGTGTTGACCGCAGGGGTACGTGCCTTAAATGAAAAGCTGACTTTAGGTACGCGCCTGACCAAAACCAGTGGGCCATTACACGATTTGAATCAATCATGGCAGGCGCAGACAACGACCATCCAAATCAAGTATGAGCCGGTGACGGTGGTGGACGTGTTTGCCAGCTATCAGATTAACGACAGTTCATCGTTTAATTTCTCGATTGATAACCTCACCAATCGCTATTATCTAGACCCTTTAGCGCAAACGTTGATGCCGGCACCCGGGCGTAATTACCGCCTCGGGTTTAGCCATAAGTTTTAAGCTTCAGCAACAGTACCGCCGCCCATCTTTTGATGGGCGGTTTTTATTGGGCCCAAAAAAGCCTAGAGGCGTCGTATCGTGACGCCTCTGGGCGATGGCTAATGCTTAAAACTTCTTGCTGACGCCAAACCTCAGCGTTCTGCCGGGCGCAGGGAAGTGAGAGCGGGTAAGAGGATCTAAGTAATACTGGTTGGTCAGGTTGGTGCCGACCAGTTCGATGCTGAGGTCTTTCTTAAAGTGGTAGTTCACCCACGCATCCACCGTGGTGACCTTGCCCCAGTGAATGGGCACGCTGGATTCCCAGGTCACGGCTTCGCCAAAGTTTTCCTTATCGGTATTTTTAGAGCCAGCATGATGCAGGATACGCGTGCCTAGCTCTAGGCGTTCATTCATGAAGCGCCCACCCAAGGTTAAATTAAGGGCGTATTTAGGCGGCGTCATATTGCGTAAATAGCTGTTGTAAAAACCATCTTTCACGCAGCTGGCCACCGAGCCATAGTAGGGGTCAACCGTAATGGCTTCAGAAGCATCGCATACCTTATTGTTTAAGAAGTATGACGCGCTGAAGTCGGCAAAGAAGCGGCCGTTGTCATAGCGGCTTTGCAGTTCTAGACCGCTGACGATTTGTTTTTCTCGGTTGCTGAGGTTGAAGTAATTGTCCCGATCAATGACGTCTTTGATGGTGTTTTTAAACCAAGCCACCTTTACGTCGGCATAGCGATCGGCCTTTAATAGCTCGCTTAAGTCATGCAGATAGCCTAGCTCGATATTGGTGCTTTTTTCTGGCTTGAGGTTCTTATGCACGATTTGCCCTGCCGAGAAGCCAATGGTGGATTCAAAAATGCTCGGCATGCGTTGGGTTTTGGCGTAGCGAGCGTACATACGCGCATTGTCTGTGAACCATGCGGTGGCGGCAATAACTGGCTGCCAGCTGCCGCTGTTGCTTTGTTTGGGCACCTCGTTAAAGCGATTTGGGTCATTGGTATTGCTTTGGCGGTAAAGCTGCACGGTACGGTGGCGATAAGGTTTGGCGCCGGCTTCAACCAAAGTAGGGTCTAGGAAGGGGTTGTCTTCTTGGTGGAAGCGGCCATCATCGCGCTCCGTCCATTTGACGTCACCCTTAATGATCCAATCATCGTATTCACGATTGACGTCTACGTTGAGGCCTTTTTGACTCATTTCATTTTTGAAGTCTTGCTGGGCGCCAAAGTATTGGTTCATCGCGTCCCACATGCGCGGATCGTCCCAGGCGTATTCTTTCTGGGCGTAGTCGTAGTTCTTTTGCGCATCGATGAGGCTTTGCGGTGCATCTAACTCATACGATAGGCCCATTTCACGGCTGCCTGGGTCGGCGTAGCGCGTTTGTTTGGCCCGACGTTGACGATTCAGCTGTTCATCGTAGGCTGAAAAACCATTTTTGCGCGCGCCGGCGCTGATTTCAAGCCAGCTGGTGGGACGCCATTCAAAGTTAAAGTTTAAATCCCACTCTTTACGCCAGCCTTCGCGTGGAATAGAGCGATAGGGCGAGGCGCCAAACGCTTCCTTTTCCACTGGGTCTAGATACCAGCTGTCGTTGGAACTCAGCGTTTCGTGCTGGTAGCTGCCGCCAATGGTTAAATCTAGGTTGCTGGCCAACTGCATTTTATTGCTGCTGGTGAGGCCCCAGCGCTTGTCTTTTGAATTGGTGAGCGAGGTGTTGCGCACCACGCTGGCCAACTCTGGGTTGCCCATATAAGCAGGATAGTCTTCGCGTGGGTAGCCACCAGCGGTGTGGGTGTCTAAATTGGTTTTGGTGGTCCACACATTAGACTCTAAATTGATGTAGGGGTTGTCGTCTGGCCGCCATTTATGGGTTAGGTTAATCGCCGTCATTTGTAGCTTACTCAGCGGCCATTGTGGAAACTTATTCGCCACATTATTGAGGATGTAGTCTTTAAAGCTTTGCGGGTTGCGTGGGTCGTTCAAAACGGTTTCCACCCATTTATAGTCAGACGCAATGCGCGACGGCAAAATCTCACCGTATTCCGACCAAGTGTGGCGCACGCCTAGCTGTAAGGATTGATCTGATGTAGGGCGCCAAGTGGTTTTGAATAGCAGGGATTGCATCTCATTTGATGTATTGGGTACCTCGGTGCCAGGCTTATAGATCTCGGCCAGATGCTTGGTATAGTCATCCCAATAGGCGGTGGCGCCAGGGGCATGATCTTCACCGGCGTAATAATCAGCGCCGTTTTTACCCGACACATGGTTGCCTTTATGTCGATACACATAGGCGCCCAGTACGTCGACGTTTTCCCATTTTTTGGCGGCGGCAATGCGAAAAGCTTGATCTTGCCCAAAGCCATTGAAGTCATTTCGCTTCTTGGCATTGGTCATCACGGCCGAGTCGAAAAACTTATTGAAGTTATAGTTGGGGTCATAAATATTGCCGTTGACCTTAACGCCTTGCTCTAGCGTGGGTAGTCGTGGCTTAACGGCATTGTTGCTGGCCTCTAGCTTAAGGTCTACTCCCCAGTCTTGATCGGCTTTGATGATGTCGTCAACGTTCAGCGTCGACACGGCTACGGCGCCGCCGACCGAACTGTTGACGCCTCGGGTTAAGGACGGGCCTTTTTCGACCAAGATCCCGCCAATCAACATGGGGTCGATGTAGTTGCGGTTATTGGCGCCGCTGTAGCCGCGCCATACGGTAATCGATTGCTCGGTGCCGTCGATGGTTAAGGGCACTCGGCCCTGGCCTTGAATGCCGCGAATATTCGGGTCTAGCGCACCGCTGTTGCGCGCATCACCGCTGTTGACGCCGACCATGCCCTTGAACACGTCGGCAGGGGCTGCGCCTTTAAAGCGCTCTACTTCTTCCTTGCCTCGATACACCGTAGATAGCTGGCCATCGTAGACGCGATCGTAGCCCGCCGCATCCCGTTTATTGTTTCTTGAGCCCACCACGTATACCACACCCAGTTCGGCACTGTCGGCGCCGGTAGGGGCCGCAGCGGCCGGTGTGGCCAGCGCAGCAGATTTAGGGCTAAAGCCTTTGGGGGCATGAATGCTGTAGACCGAGCCATTTTGCTTGATGGCCAAAGAGTGGGGGCCTAAGAGGCGGCTTAAGCCTTCTTTGACGCCATAGGCGCCTGATAGGCCTGAGGTGGTCAATCCTCTAGTGGTGGCCGGATCGAACACAATGGTGACATTGCTTTCTTGGGCAAAGCGGTTTAAGGCCGTGCCTAAGTCGCCGGCGGCAATGTGATAAGTTTTTGCTTGCGCATTCGGCGTTTGGCCATAGCTGGCATCGACGCCGCCCATGGCTAAAAGGCTGGCCATCAGCAAAACCGCCCCTTTTTTTTGTTTGTGTGTGTGGGTCATGAAACTTCCTCAGTGAGTAAACGTACCCCTATAAAACGAACCAGAGTCGGGAAGTCGCCCATTTTTAAGGATTTTATTTTATAAGTGATTAATAATATTAGTTATTTATTTTCTATTGAAAGGGCTGTTACATAGGGTGTGTAGCGTTTGACCTGGAGAGGATAGAATTCTTGGATGGCGGCATAGGCCTGGGCGGCATCATTCAGTGGGAATACGCCCGAGATGCGTTGAGTGCCAAGCGCCTGTCGATTGATATAGGTGAGGCCACGCTGTTGTTGGCTGACGCGATCCAAAACGTCGGCCAGCAGCATGTCGTTGGCCACCAAAATTTGATCTTGCCAGGCTAACTGGGCTTGTGCATCGACGCTGGCGACGGTGCTGAGGCCTTGTGTAGACAGACTAACGGTTTGGTTTTGGGTCAAGTTTTGGCAAGGAATGGCTGCGGCATTGGCTGTACATACGCGCACTTTAGAAGACAGAACGGTGACGTCGACCGCCTGTTTTGACCAAGCTTTAACCGAGAACTGGGTGCCCAAAGCGGTGGCGCTGCCTTGAGTGCTGTGAACCACAAACGGGCGCTGCGCGTCTTTGGCGACGGTGGCAATGACCTCGCCTTTGCGTAGGTAAATGGTTCTGTGGTCGGGGCCGTAGGCCACGTCGACGGCCGAGTTGCCAGCCAAAGTGAGGCGGCTACCATCCGCTAAGGCAATGGTTTTGACTTCGTGGCGACCGCTGCGGTAGTCGGCCAGCGCCCAGCTTGTCCATTGCTGCTGGTGGGCATACATGGTGCTTAGGCCGACCAAGAGCAGCGATAAAATCAGGCCTTTACGCTGTCCAATATAGGTTTGTAGATAAGGCTTGGCCGCCACAAAGACATTTTGTTGATGCAGGGCCGCCACTTCTTGTATCGAGGTTTGGGCCAGAGGCAAAGAGGCCGCCTCGTGGAGGCTGTGGATGCGCTGCCAAGCCAATTGATGGCGTGGGTCTTGCTGTAGCCAGGCTGCAAACGCAGCGGCTTCAGCCGCAGACAGGGGCGCTTCGGTGGTGGCCAGCTGCCAAGCAATGGCGGTTTCGATCTGGGCTTCGGTGGGTTCGGTGTGGGACATTAGGCAAGCATGTGGCGTAGTTTGTAGCAGTGCATCAAACACTGGCTTAAGTCTCGTTTGACGGTGGTGATGGACAAGCTGAGGCGTTGTGCGATTTCCTGTTGCTTGAGGCCTTCAAAATAATACAGGCTAAAAATAGCGGTCATGCGTTCACCGCAGGCTTCTAAGGTTTGCGACAGCAAGCTCAAGGCTTCAATCACCATGACGTGGGCTTCGACCGTGTCTTCACTCATCTCGCTGTGCGCTAGGCACAGCTGCTCCCAGTAGTTTTTCTCAATCACGTCGCGGCGAATTTTATCGATGAAAATCTGTTTGGCCATGAGCTTTAACAGGGCGCGCGGATTGTCGCGTACCGAGTCGCAGGCCTTGGTGGTGGCCAAAACCATGGCCTTGATAAAGGTGTCCTGAGTAATGTCTTGGGCGACGTGGTGATTACCGCTTTGGCGGCGTATCAGGGCCAGCAGCCAGCTGGCGTGCGTGCGGTAAAACTGATCCCAGTCTTGCAGGGACATTACAGAAGTGTTGATCGCCATGGTGTACTTTAAAATTACAGTGATTTGATGAGAATGAGAATTGTTATTATATGTTTATTTGGCTGAAAGTAAATGGCTGTATGAAGGGTGGGGCTGATTTAAGTACGCGCCTGTGGCATTGTGTCCACGCATCGCCTTACACAGCCGCTCTGAATTCAGTGGCCAGAATGTGACGCAGGCCTTGTCTACCCACCATTTCAATGCTCATGCGCCTGCGTTTAGGTACAATGTGGGTTTCTCAGGTGCTTGAAGCAAACGATGAATCGAACCGAACGATTAATGAAGCTGTTGCAACTACTGCGGGCTTATCGCTATCCAGTGAGCGCTCAGACGCTGGCGGATGAGCTTAAAATCAGTGTGCGCACCGTTTATCGCGATCTAGAACTGCTGCGCGATCAAGGCGTGACGATTCAGGGCGAAGCTGGCTTGGGCTATGTTCTGGTGGCCGATGTGTCTTTACCGCCGATGACTCTAAGCGGCCAAGAGCTAGAAGCGCTGGTGTTGGGCTTGCGGTGGGTGTGCCGGCATGCCGACGACGATTTGGTGGCGGCAGCTAAAAACCTGTTTCATAAAATCAAGCAGGTGGTGCCAGCAGCGTCTAGCCAGGCCATGGATGCCTCGCCCGTTTTAGTGGGTAGCGAGTATCTGCATCGAGCCCAGGAAAAAAACCTCACCCCGTTGATCCGCGACGCCATTGATCTACAAAATGTGCTGGCCATAGACTATGTCGATTTAAAAAATAGCCCCAGCCAGCGGCGGATTTATCCAGTGGCTTTAGCCTATTTCAATGAAGTGCGCCTGATCATCGCTTGGTGTGAGACGCGGCAGGCGTTTCGTAATTTCCGTATTGATCGCATCCAGGGCTTACAACGGCTGGAC comes from Neisseriaceae bacterium CLB008 and encodes:
- a CDS encoding FecR domain-containing protein, giving the protein MSHTEPTEAQIETAIAWQLATTEAPLSAAEAAAFAAWLQQDPRHQLAWQRIHSLHEAASLPLAQTSIQEVAALHQQNVFVAAKPYLQTYIGQRKGLILSLLLVGLSTMYAHQQQWTSWALADYRSGRHEVKTIALADGSRLTLAGNSAVDVAYGPDHRTIYLRKGEVIATVAKDAQRPFVVHSTQGSATALGTQFSVKAWSKQAVDVTVLSSKVRVCTANAAAIPCQNLTQNQTVSLSTQGLSTVASVDAQAQLAWQDQILVANDMLLADVLDRVSQQQRGLTYINRQALGTQRISGVFPLNDAAQAYAAIQEFYPLQVKRYTPYVTALSIENK
- a CDS encoding FecR domain-containing protein; translation: MASSSPSHAQIEAAIQWHLYFQEHADVPSAHPAFQAWLQADVHHALAWQRIQHIYGHWQKVPKQALSQPVAQLAQLRQRPHTFVAVCEYWGQRVKTKKGLLAVLLMLFGGFLGLQQWSAWTPGADYVTDVGEVKVVKLEDGSELTLSGASAVKIRFTAQERLIELQRGRLLINVAKQANRPLWVTTDQGRAQAMGTIFSVEQLPEQQTEVIVLESKVNACADQGVGGDAVPACVLLTENQRVRLLPQGLGLVSGIDAEAEASWTKGLITATDMPLSALLATLNQHHAGQIQYDAQQLAPYLVSGVYALNDPEATLAAISLIQPIRVRRITEGLFFVDIDPRKIK
- a CDS encoding RNA polymerase sigma factor, encoding MAINTSVMSLQDWDQFYRTHASWLLALIRRQSGNHHVAQDITQDTFIKAMVLATTKACDSVRDNPRALLKLMAKQIFIDKIRRDVIEKNYWEQLCLAHSEMSEDTVEAHVMVIEALSLLSQTLEACGERMTAIFSLYYFEGLKQQEIAQRLSLSITTVKRDLSQCLMHCYKLRHMLA
- a CDS encoding helix-turn-helix transcriptional regulator encodes the protein MNRTERLMKLLQLLRAYRYPVSAQTLADELKISVRTVYRDLELLRDQGVTIQGEAGLGYVLVADVSLPPMTLSGQELEALVLGLRWVCRHADDDLVAAAKNLFHKIKQVVPAASSQAMDASPVLVGSEYLHRAQEKNLTPLIRDAIDLQNVLAIDYVDLKNSPSQRRIYPVALAYFNEVRLIIAWCETRQAFRNFRIDRIQGLQRLDERYQPARTFLLQQWFQETGIPSQDFYFDD
- a CDS encoding TonB-dependent receptor, yielding MTHTHKQKKGAVLLMASLLAMGGVDASYGQTPNAQAKTYHIAAGDLGTALNRFAQESNVTIVFDPATTRGLTTSGLSGAYGVKEGLSRLLGPHSLAIKQNGSVYSIHAPKGFSPKSAALATPAAAAPTGADSAELGVVYVVGSRNNKRDAAGYDRVYDGQLSTVYRGKEEVERFKGAAPADVFKGMVGVNSGDARNSGALDPNIRGIQGQGRVPLTIDGTEQSITVWRGYSGANNRNYIDPMLIGGILVEKGPSLTRGVNSSVGGAVAVSTLNVDDIIKADQDWGVDLKLEASNNAVKPRLPTLEQGVKVNGNIYDPNYNFNKFFDSAVMTNAKKRNDFNGFGQDQAFRIAAAKKWENVDVLGAYVYRHKGNHVSGKNGADYYAGEDHAPGATAYWDDYTKHLAEIYKPGTEVPNTSNEMQSLLFKTTWRPTSDQSLQLGVRHTWSEYGEILPSRIASDYKWVETVLNDPRNPQSFKDYILNNVANKFPQWPLSKLQMTAINLTHKWRPDDNPYINLESNVWTTKTNLDTHTAGGYPREDYPAYMGNPELASVVRNTSLTNSKDKRWGLTSSNKMQLASNLDLTIGGSYQHETLSSNDSWYLDPVEKEAFGASPYRSIPREGWRKEWDLNFNFEWRPTSWLEISAGARKNGFSAYDEQLNRQRRAKQTRYADPGSREMGLSYELDAPQSLIDAQKNYDYAQKEYAWDDPRMWDAMNQYFGAQQDFKNEMSQKGLNVDVNREYDDWIIKGDVKWTERDDGRFHQEDNPFLDPTLVEAGAKPYRHRTVQLYRQSNTNDPNRFNEVPKQSNSGSWQPVIAATAWFTDNARMYARYAKTQRMPSIFESTIGFSAGQIVHKNLKPEKSTNIELGYLHDLSELLKADRYADVKVAWFKNTIKDVIDRDNYFNLSNREKQIVSGLELQSRYDNGRFFADFSASYFLNNKVCDASEAITVDPYYGSVASCVKDGFYNSYLRNMTPPKYALNLTLGGRFMNERLELGTRILHHAGSKNTDKENFGEAVTWESSVPIHWGKVTTVDAWVNYHFKKDLSIELVGTNLTNQYYLDPLTRSHFPAPGRTLRFGVSKKF
- a CDS encoding TonB-dependent receptor, which produces MLDQQNKLKMSFLVVWGALALGPSPTVQAQTPITHSYVIPAGQLGAAIQKFARDSGVVISFDGAIVKGLKTSGLQGAYGFEAGLSQLLRGHSLTWVGGQGVYTIQARPESPAGGESAAAGQGARLEDVVVIGSSANKQNAVYQGASSSVYLNEQELGRFSRVSPSDILNGIAGVETGDSRNGGALDVNIRGIQGMGRVAVTVDGSQQALETYRGYGGTQNRSYISADLISEVTVEKGASTKPGGAGAIGGVVAMNTIGVKDIVKEGQNSGVRLTGNLWSNSTSVDLSQIGQNDSMASVGKMPGGFNDGHGRSGSVAVAHKGDGFDVVAAYARQRQGNYYAGKKGEDRYPQLNWVYRANEEVMNTSNSNESVLLKTTLRPTDEQTLALTYRYFDGEFGEIMGSALYRGNGERIPQWPIGSMRMNTYTANYGYVSADHSWLDVKANLWLTKAKNKQMNAGPVAPESQTSEIGTDYRWSSLNNQRWGFDFANDAVFDTRWGELTWTLGGSYLEEDIRPHNVLITQDDINNNQHVRDAKRKELSFLSQLQYKPTDKLTLEVGGRYTRFKNKDRNRMVNRTSVYSDDPYKKVWLTIKSEHGYTRAGSIAWYATEQGDYRAEDNPGERIMSGDSKDILIQAYGGPYTLAELEQRYGGKVVSYSVDRDEIEGDFLGYRYEAEEPLTYSGDEFAPFASIRYQLLPSAHVYANYKEAIRVPGLFETTLGMGAGVDPSNQNLRPERSKSWEIGAAAYRQNFLRFDDQANIKVAYFKTNIHDYIARYYTDSLKMYNSESFKVSGMELQLNYDAGGFFADLAATKYFKAQTCDKTVAAFLRQYEAYVPDCTDGGFRGSYVNTQNPPKTTVVLTAGVRALNEKLTLGTRLTKTSGPLHDLNQSWQAQTTTIQIKYEPVTVVDVFASYQINDSSSFNFSIDNLTNRYYLDPLAQTLMPAPGRNYRLGFSHKF